In Podarcis muralis chromosome 14, rPodMur119.hap1.1, whole genome shotgun sequence, one genomic interval encodes:
- the LOC114584884 gene encoding C2 calcium-dependent domain-containing protein 4C-like: protein MWFLEKVGASPGEGSPLGPSFLGLPPSHPVPNAAKPGGSAAAFANILTPDRIPEFCIPPRLANPPPAKSPSATFQPHRCLTEPGLQQAATSAGVGAERTPCPFPLPHLIQVESVEEIPDLEEEEEEGGTNSDPQSQAALSLPHFPKAQTSYGFCTLLESPHTRRKESIFHSGDSWLSLARPRASSYAGRELSSGRPLACPPPLLRRPCDSDTASSSESSPFGSPLLGRSPPPRGPGLLSKARSQEGLLGRAWRSRGKLSSAGRANSLSTEDSSSTDSSPSAVRRRSSDSLFQPLGCRACSLSPLPIFPLEAPCGGGGGRERLGRESTVGLGRGGLLRLSCEYCPENRRLRVRLISAEGLYEPAAEPKSINCCITFSLVPGKIQKQRSTVIKRSRDPIFNEDFFFVGIAEGDLGSLAVRMKAVNKGSSLKRDLLLGESEVPLMKLLAG from the coding sequence ATGTGGTTCTTGGAGAAAGTGGGGGCGTCCCCGGGAGAAGGCAGCCCCCTGGGTCCGTCCTTCCTGGGCTTGCCCCCCAGCCACCCCGTCCCTAACGCAGCCAAGCCGGGGGGCTCTGCTGCAGCTTTTGCCAACATACTGACCCCGGACCGGATCCCGGAGTTCTGCATCCCTCCCCGGCTGGCCAATCCTCCTCCGGCGAAGAGTCCCAGCGCAACTTTCCAGCCCCACCGCTGCCTGACGGAGCCCGGCTTGCAGCAGGCGGCCACCTCTGCCGGCGTGGGGGCCGAGCGCACCCCCTGCCCCTTCCCGCTGCCCCACCTCATCCAGGTGGAGAGCGTGGAGGAGATCCCcgacctggaggaggaggaggaggaaggcggcaCGAACTCGGACCCCCAGTCTCAGGCTGCGCTGTCCCTGCCCCACTTCCCCAAAGCGCAGACGTCCTACGGCTTCTGCACGCTGCTGGAGAGCCCGCACACCCGCCGGAAGGAGTCCATCTTCCACAGCGGCGACTCCTGGCTCAGCCTGGCGCGGCCCCGAGCCAGCAGCTACGCGGGCCGGGAGCTCTCCTCCGGCCGCCCGCTGGCCTGCCCGCCCCCGCTGCTCCGCCGGCCCTGCGACAGCGACACGGCTTCCTCCAGCGAGTCCTCGCCCTTCGGCTCCCCGCTCCTGGGCCGCTCGCCTCCGCCGCGCGGGCCCGGCTTGCTCTCCAAAGCGCGGAGCCAGGAGGGGCTGCTGGGCAGGGCCTGGAGGTCCCGGGGCAAGCTCTCTAGCGCCGGGAGGGCCAACTCCCTGTCCACGGAGGACAGCAGCTCCACCGACAGCAGCCCCAGCGCCGTGCGGCGGCGCTCCTCCGACAGCCTCTTCCAGCCGCTGGGCTGCCGCGCCTGCAGCCTGTCGCCGCTGCCCATCTTCCCGCTGGAGGCGCCCTGCGGCGGCGGGGGCGGGCGGGAGAGGCTGGGGCGGGAGAGCACGGTGGGCCTGGGCCGGGGCGGGCTGCTGCGGCTCTCCTGCGAGTACTGCCCCGAGAACCGGCGCCTGCGGGTCCGCCTGATCAGCGCGGAAGGACTGTACGAGCCCGCGGCCGAGCCCAAGAGCATCAACTGCTGCATCACCTTCTCGCTGGTGCCGGGCAAGATCCAGAAGCAGCGCAGCACCGTCATCAAGAGGAGCCGCGACCCCATCTTCAACGAGGACTTCTTCTTCGTGGGCATTGCCGAAGGcgacctgggcagcctggccgtCAGGATGAAGGCTGTCAATAAGGGGAGCAGCTTGAAAAGGGACCTTCTCTTGGGGGAGAGCGAGGTTCCCTTGATGAAGCTTTTAGCgggataa